The region CCCGGCGTCGTGGCTGCGGCGGTGGTTCAAGGCCCCCACGCCCCGCTGCCGCCGGTCCAGCCCCACCCGCTCCTGCAGGTAGAACACCGGGCCCCGCGAGGTCAGCTTGATCAGCACCGCAATCACCAGCATCACTGGCAAGCTGATGATGAGCGCTAACGCGGCGAGCAGGATGTTGACGGCAGAGCCGAGCCATTCGCGGGCCTCGTTCCGCAGCATGCGGTGCGTGCGCAGGCTCGCATACGAAGACACCCGCGACCGCGATGCCGCGGGTTGGGCGAATTCGCCGCTCAAGGTCGGACGGCGTCGGACTCCGGAGGTGGCGCTGCTCATGTTTGGCCGTCGGTTTCGGGGAAAAGCCGGCTCCACCTCACTCCAAGCGGTTCCACTCGCGAATTCCACGCGCAGCGCCGTGGGCAAATCGAAGGGCCTGTAAGTAAGCCCGCATGATGGCGCAGGTTAATCGATCTCACCCAAACTCCCAGTGACCTGACTCACTGAACCCCACTGCAAGGTCTTGCGCTGTCACTTACCGAGAGCCAGGCTTGGGAGTCGCCGAGCGGCCTCGGGTGAGCAGCGGGTGCGGCATCTCGCCGAGGCCGAAGCTCGCGAGCCATTGGCTGAACCGGGAGCGCTCCACCGGCGAACCCGTCGGTGTCTGCGAGTCCTCCTGCGCGGACGAGGTGATCGTGTCGTCGTGCGCCCCAGGATTCGAATCAGGCTTGGTGGAGTGCGGCATGTCGAGACTTTCGCTCGGTCAGGGGTGGACCAGGGGACGGTGGACTGTGCTTCAAGGATGGCGCCGTGAATTCCCCCTCGGACCGGCCTTGGCAGACGGGTCTGGCGGCTTCATATAACAGCTTCGTACATTTAGATTTACTGACGTTGGGGCAGTTGGTGAGCGGGCCAGCCCACGGGGCCCACCGTTGCTGTGGGACCACAGCACCGCTGGCCGGACCGCTACAACCGCCATTCGTTGCATGAACGTGTCAAGAGTAGCTTAAAACTGTAGCATCGCTCCAGCGATCGGGCCCGAGATGGTCTCGGATCTGCTGGCTAACTGCTGAAACCCTAACAGGTTGCCGGCACCGGTGGAACCCGCACGAGTCCTGCGGTTGGCGGCGCGGGGCTCCTCGCTGTTTCTTCAAATCCGGTTCATCAATAATGGCAAATCGAGAAAAGGCCGTCAGCGCTCCCCTCGTCCTCATCGCCAACGATCAGGAGTGGTCGGCCCGCTCGCTGGAGAGCATTCTGGGCCCGAACGGCTATTCGGTG is a window of Gemmatimonadales bacterium DNA encoding:
- a CDS encoding sugar transferase; its protein translation is MSSATSGVRRRPTLSGEFAQPAASRSRVSSYASLRTHRMLRNEAREWLGSAVNILLAALALIISLPVMLVIAVLIKLTSRGPVFYLQERVGLDRRQRGVGALNHRRSHDAG